The genome window GTTAATAAATTTGATTCCACGCTTGAAAGTAGAGGCCATAAAACCTCCCATATCCGTTAAAACTCCACCACCAACATTGATAACTAATGAATGACGATCTGCACCCAATTCGCTTAATGCTAACCAAAGATTGGTTACAGTATCAATGTTTTTATTTTCTTCTCCAGAGTCAATTTCAAGGATTTCGTAAGCAGAAATATTGTCCAAATCGGCTAATAATAGCGGTAAACAATGCACATGAGTGTTCTCATCTACCAAAAAGAAGATAGAAGAAAAAGTGTTATTTGCAAGGTAATCGTCTAATATATATGCGATTGAACCAAAATGAATCGGAGCTGATTTCAAAATGAAAAATGTTTTTAAAATGTGCCTAAAATTACGACGACCTTTTTACATCGACCAAATATTTTGAATGATTTATTTTAGGAGGGCTGTCGATAGAATCTATATTGATATTATCGACTTATAAAATAATTATTTTTAAATTTGCACAAATTCATAGATCAATGAACATAGTTCTTTTTGATGGCGAAGAATGGGAAGATTTTTTGCCCCTAACATTTACAAGACCTGTAGCAGCCCTAAGAATGGGAATATTGAGTTTTGCAGAACGTTGGGAAAAAATACTAAATACAGAGGTTTCTTATCAAACGAAACCTTATTTGCAAGAAAAATTTCCTGCTAAACTTCAAACAGAAAATACATTTATCAACCCAACTTTTTTTCCGAATGAAAAATTAATTGAAGCGATAAAGGATTTAAAACCAAATCAAACCCTAATTTTTGACAATCAACTTGTAGCAGTTAAATCAACTGAAGAAACTCCAAAAATCACATCAGACGTTATTCAATTTGAAGATGAAGTAATACATCTACAACATTCTTGGGATATGTTTACATACAATTTTCAAGCAATTGAATTTGATTTTGATTTAGTTACAAAAGGAAGAACTTCTCAACCAATATCAGCAACCAACCAAGTTTTAGCTCCCGAAAAAATATTTATTGAAGAAGGTGCGAAAGTTGAATTTTCTATTTTGAATGCATCAGAAGGTCCAATTTATATCGGAAAAGATGCCGAAATTATGGAAGGTTCTATGATTCGTGGCGGATTAGCTTTATGCGAGCATGCAAAAATAAATATGGGTGCAAAAATATACGCTGGTTGTACGATTGGTCCTTTTTGTAAAGTTGGTGGTGAATTAAATAATTCAATCTTAACAGCATATTCAAATAAAGGACATGATGGGTTTTTAGGGAATTCTGTAATTGGAGAATGGTGCAATTTAGGCGCGGATACAAATAACTCAAACTTGAAAAATAATTATGCAGAAGTAAAGTTATGGAGTTATAACCAAAAAAGATTTGTAAAAACAGGTTTGCAATTTTGTGGTTTAATAATGGGCGATTATGCTAAATCTGCAATCAATACACAATTTAATACTGGTACAGTTGTTGGAGTTTGTGCGAACGTTTTTCAATCAGGTTTTCCACCAAATATGATTAAACATTATAGTTGGGGTGGACAATCAAACGCTCCTGTTTTTAATTTTGATAAAGCTTGTGAAGCTGCAGAAAAAATGATGGAAAGAAGAAAAATTGCTTTTACACTTGCTGATAAAAGAATTTTAGAACATATTTTTAATTTAAATAATAACTAATTTAATAACGAGTAAATCATAAGAATTTTAGTTTAAAATTGTAATATGATTAATTTTACGTGTTAATCTTTTAACAATTAATTAAAAAATCCTTAATTTTGCTTTTTGTTAGAAAAGAATATTTGTGAAATGACTGGTAAATATAAAAACGTTTTAGAGTTAATTGGAGATACTCCATTAGTTCAATTAAACAGAATTAACCAAGACATTCCAGGCGAAGTTTATGCAAAGTTAGAATGTTACAATCCTGGACATTCAACAAAAGACAGAATAGCTTTACATATTATAGAAGAGGCTGAAAAAAATGGTCTATTAAAACCTGGTGCTACGATTGTAGAAACAACTTCAGGTAACACTGGATTTGCTGTAGCTATGGTGGCTATCGTAAAAGGGTACAAATGTATCTTAGCGGTATCGGATAAAACAAAGGCAGAAAAGATTTCATTCTTGAAAGCGATGGGAGCAAAAGTATTTTTGTGCCCTGCGAATGTACCTGCTGATGATCCAAGATCATATTACGAAGTAGCAAAACGTATTGCTGCGGAAACGCCAAATTCTCTTTATATTAATCAATATTTTAATCAAGGGAATACAGAAGCTCACTATTTAACAACAGGTCCTGAAATCTGGAATCAAACAGAGGGTAAAATTACTCACCTAATCGGTTGTACAGGTACAGGAGGAACTTTGACAGGTAGTGCACGTTATATAAAAGAGCAAAACCCAGATGTAAAAATCATCGGAGTTGATGCTTATGGATCAATCTTGAAAGGTTATCACGAAACTGGTAAAATTGATCAAAATGATATCTATCCTTACAGAATCGAAGGAATGGGAAAAAATTTGGTTCCTGGAGCTTTAGATTTTGAAATGGTTGATTCTTTTATCAAAGTGACAGACGAAGAAGCTGCTTATCGCACAAGAGAAATTGCTTTGAAAGAAGGAATTATGGCAGGATATACTTCTGGTGCTGCTACACAAGCATATAAACAATTGGCTGAAGCTGGAGAATTTGACGAAAATTCTTTAGTTGTAATTTTGTATCCAGACCACGGATCACGTTATATGACAAAAGTCTTTAGTGATGATTGGATGGCAGAGCAAGGCTTTACAAATAGCAGACTCAATGGTTTAGAAGCTCGAGCAACAGTCGAAAGAATCAAATAATACGTATATTTGTAAAAATTAAATATTTAAAGTAGGTAGTGTTCGTTCACTTTCTACTTTTTTTCAATTAATAAAAAATTAAACTATAATAAAATGGACATTTTTGAACGTTTAAAACAGAACCCTGGACCATTAGGTCAATTCGCTGATTATGGTGAAGGTTATTATGTTTTTCCACAGTTAAAAGGAGAAATTGGACCCGTAATGGAATTCCAAGGTAAAAAAGTAATTACTTGGTCAATCAATAACTACTTAGGTTTAGCTAATCACCCAGAAGTTCGTAAAGCGGATGCTGATGCTGCGGCACAATATGGTATGGCTTATCCAATGGGAGCTCGTGCAATGTCTGGTCAAACAGATTATCACGCTCAATTAGAGCAAGAATTGGCTGATTTCGTTCAAAAAGAATCTGCTTATTTAATGAATTTCGGGTACCAAGGTATGGTATCTACAATTGATGCTTTAGTATCTAAAAATGATGTAATCGTTTATGATGCTGAATGTCATGCTTGTATTGTTGATGGTGTTCGTTTACACTTTGGTAAACGTTTTATTTATCAACACAATAATATCGAGAGTTTCGAAAAAACAATTATTCGTGCACGTAAATTAGCTGACAAACAAGGCGGTGGAATTTTAGTGATTACAGAAGGTGTTTTCGGAATGACAGGTAAACAAGGAATCTTGAAAGAGATTGCAGCTTACAAAGACGAATACAAATTCCGTTTATTGGTAGACGATGCACATGGTTTTGGTACTTTAGGTAAAACTGGAGCTGGAGCTGGAGAGGAGCAAGGTTGTCAAGATAAGATTGATATCTATTTCTCAACTTTCGCAAAATCTATGGCAGGTTTCGGAGCATTTATCGCTGGTAACAAAGATATTATCCGTATTTTAAAATATAATTTACGTTCTCAAATTTTCGCTAAATCATTGACAATGCCAATGGTAATCGGAGGTTTAAAACGTCTTGAATTGTTACGTTCTCAACCAGAACTTAAAGATAAGTTATGGCACAATGTAGAAAAAATTCAGAAAGGATTAGAAGAAAGAGGATTTGATATTGGAGGTTCTAACACGTGTGTTACACCAATCGTATTGAATGGTTCTCCTATCGAAGCGACTGTATTAGCGAAAGAAATGCGTGAAGAATATGGTATTTTCGTTTCTGTAGTGGTTTATCCAGTTATTCCAAAAGGAATGATTATTTTCCGTATTATCCCAACTGCTGCTCACGAAGACGAGCACATCGAATATACGTTAAACTCATTTGCTGAGATTAAAGATAAATTAGCTGACGGATATTACAAACGCAAAGCAGAAGAATTGAATGTTGATTTTGTTCAATACTAAAATAAATATTCAATCAAATAATAGAAAAACCCTAAACTAAATAAGTTTAGGGTTTTTTGTTTGTATTCTGTTCAAAAGTTAAGTAA of Empedobacter falsenii contains these proteins:
- a CDS encoding GlmU family protein, with translation MNIVLFDGEEWEDFLPLTFTRPVAALRMGILSFAERWEKILNTEVSYQTKPYLQEKFPAKLQTENTFINPTFFPNEKLIEAIKDLKPNQTLIFDNQLVAVKSTEETPKITSDVIQFEDEVIHLQHSWDMFTYNFQAIEFDFDLVTKGRTSQPISATNQVLAPEKIFIEEGAKVEFSILNASEGPIYIGKDAEIMEGSMIRGGLALCEHAKINMGAKIYAGCTIGPFCKVGGELNNSILTAYSNKGHDGFLGNSVIGEWCNLGADTNNSNLKNNYAEVKLWSYNQKRFVKTGLQFCGLIMGDYAKSAINTQFNTGTVVGVCANVFQSGFPPNMIKHYSWGGQSNAPVFNFDKACEAAEKMMERRKIAFTLADKRILEHIFNLNNN
- a CDS encoding PLP-dependent cysteine synthase family protein, with the protein product MTGKYKNVLELIGDTPLVQLNRINQDIPGEVYAKLECYNPGHSTKDRIALHIIEEAEKNGLLKPGATIVETTSGNTGFAVAMVAIVKGYKCILAVSDKTKAEKISFLKAMGAKVFLCPANVPADDPRSYYEVAKRIAAETPNSLYINQYFNQGNTEAHYLTTGPEIWNQTEGKITHLIGCTGTGGTLTGSARYIKEQNPDVKIIGVDAYGSILKGYHETGKIDQNDIYPYRIEGMGKNLVPGALDFEMVDSFIKVTDEEAAYRTREIALKEGIMAGYTSGAATQAYKQLAEAGEFDENSLVVILYPDHGSRYMTKVFSDDWMAEQGFTNSRLNGLEARATVERIK
- a CDS encoding aminotransferase class I/II-fold pyridoxal phosphate-dependent enzyme: MDIFERLKQNPGPLGQFADYGEGYYVFPQLKGEIGPVMEFQGKKVITWSINNYLGLANHPEVRKADADAAAQYGMAYPMGARAMSGQTDYHAQLEQELADFVQKESAYLMNFGYQGMVSTIDALVSKNDVIVYDAECHACIVDGVRLHFGKRFIYQHNNIESFEKTIIRARKLADKQGGGILVITEGVFGMTGKQGILKEIAAYKDEYKFRLLVDDAHGFGTLGKTGAGAGEEQGCQDKIDIYFSTFAKSMAGFGAFIAGNKDIIRILKYNLRSQIFAKSLTMPMVIGGLKRLELLRSQPELKDKLWHNVEKIQKGLEERGFDIGGSNTCVTPIVLNGSPIEATVLAKEMREEYGIFVSVVVYPVIPKGMIIFRIIPTAAHEDEHIEYTLNSFAEIKDKLADGYYKRKAEELNVDFVQY